From one Thamnophis elegans isolate rThaEle1 chromosome 7, rThaEle1.pri, whole genome shotgun sequence genomic stretch:
- the LOC116511417 gene encoding uncharacterized protein LOC116511417, giving the protein MNALFLMSGLLLSWSIFQYSEGAGNDECPEPDTTKFAEYHIDWYIVGTWARYYCNPGSQRAAGVSNIIRCKKISGVAQWTDISKPLCIALPSTGKWETSSIGPQISTSNPTAIEGFCGPPVPLKHTTVKVMKYKVGQELKFKGLNESQAEAPINGIMTCENSTGIAVWSSSKLESTDCVHWPSGKQCLNPAILFILAAGMMVFIL; this is encoded by the exons ATGAATGCTTTATTTCTTATGTCTGGGCTCCTTCTGTCCTGGAGCATTTTCCAATATAGCGAAGGGGCTGGAAACG ATGAATGTCCTGAACCCGATACAACTAAATTTGCAGAGTATCACATAGATTGGTATATTGTGGGTACCTGGGCTCGATATTATTGCAATCCCGGCTCCCAGAGAGCAGCAGGAGTAAGTAACATTATCAGATGCAAGAAGATTTCTGGAGTTGCTCAATGGACGGACATATCCAAACCACTTTGCATAG CGCTGCCTTCCACCGGAAAATGGGAGACTAGTTCCATTGGGCCCCAAATCAGTACCAGCAACCCAACAGCCATAGAAG GATTTTGCGGACCTCCTGTCCCATTGAAGCACACCACTGTTAAAGTGATGAAGTATAAAGTGGGACAAGAACTGAAATTTAAAGGCTTGAATGAATCTCAAGCAGAGGCTCCCATCAATGGTATCATGACATGTGAGAACTCAACCGGAATTGCGGTTTGGTCCAGCTCAAAGCTAGAAAGCACCGATTGTGTCCACTGGCCCTCAGGGAAGCAGTGTCTCAATCCAG cTATTTTATTCATTCTGGCTGCAGGGATGATGGTCTTCATTTTATAA
- the LOC116511217 gene encoding TRPM8 channel-associated factor homolog, with protein MRHIKDIGIVADHMLSLSQESDVTANKIQRHNVPMNPQNSYDSLVRGILSIDVTGDFKPCELLLTGDQAFPVLVDSKGRVLMAASQYGKGRMVVTAHESMIQLPQFLPFIKNALDWLRPSPTALIGVHRNLNALSKLLLSNGIKVQSDATLGDCRVFCRDAYNDVQADDLVQFVKGGGSLLMGGQAWHWSYQHGKEAVLVQFPGNQVTSVAGVYFTANMGENGIFSVPEKIPRIPLITEHGLDIQRDLQTLLKGVERFNVNGDDPQNRMVPSPLLIHGALAFPVGISDTYDAFLAAAYYGRGRIVVASHESFLKISSMKSFLLNAISWLSDGKERKVGIGNNMQKLYSMLNQAKIPCELTNFKKSLGIYCCTAYDAKEMENIHEFVSEGGGLLIGGQSWHWASVNPDSSAIAEYPGNKILNKFGIGIIQHSLKVAGNSCPAGEASEVASTYHFRKAFLKFKEHIRNEQILQPPYSLWFQKLAQDFAIFLEIPATNSRPFSSVHDDALELVQNKGIPEVSVRNPIQANSVQAILLQVASVLYNVLPEFQGLVPSLMPNDPNSYPTAPPQNIQVNGSNTGEEAWRSTGMYAPPATTVTLSFPASTLKAKLQVQIGCHTDSLVKLQKWKRPPVVTRLFPVQREKMEISSLWGGLLYIIVPKNSSLGSFSVTIQGATQAPYFKHGETSIQDWQDTIRHYPAPWAELETENIILTLPSNAVREHDGIDFLLQTWAQMMRAITHLAAIPSIFARPERIVADIQISKGLMHSGYPIMSNVRALPQIIDVQAFHAKGTWGPIHELGHNQQKSGWNFPPHTTEATCNLWSVYVNETVLSISREIAHSDLQPHARKERIEKYIRNGANLKDFEVFTALEPYLQLQEAFGWDPCICILAKYQTMNNIPNEKKAKMNLWAETFSREVNRNLGPFFKTWGWPIEDSVSEKLASSYPAWAEDPMTKYRPS; from the exons ATGAGGCATATAAAAGATATTGGAATTGTGGCTGATCACATGCTGAGTCTCAGCCAGGAGAGTGATGTGACTGCTAATAAG ATCCAGCGGCACAACGTTCCAATGAATCCCCAAAATTCTTACGATTCTTTAGTAAGGGGCATTCTGTCCATCGATGTCACGGGAGATTTCAAACCTTGTGAGCTTTTGCTCACAGGAGACCAAGCCTTCCCAGTGCTTGTAGATTCCAAGGGCCGGGTTCTCATGGCTGCATCCCAATATGGGAAAGGCCGGATGGTGGTCACTGCCCATGAATCCATGATACAGCTTCCACAGTTCTTGCCGTTCATTAAAAATGCCctggactggctcaggccttcCCCAACAGCACTCATAGGAGTCCATAGAAACCTGAATGCCCTCTCCAAATTGCTCCTCAGTAATGGCATTAAAGTTCAATCAGATGCAACACTTGGAGACTGCAGAGTATTCTGTAGAGATGCCTACAATGATGTCCAGGCTGATGACCTTGTGCAATTTGTAAAGGGGGGTGGTAGTCTGCTCATGGGTGGCCAAGCCTGGCATTGGTCATATCAACATGGGAAGGAGGCAGTCCTGGTTCAATTTCCTGGAAACCAGGTGACCAGTGTGGCTGGAGTGTATTTCACTGCCAATATGGGAGAAAATGGTATTTTCTCTGTACCTGAAAaaattcccaggattcccctcATCACTGA acatggATTAGATATTCAAAGGGATTTACAAACTCTTCTGAAAGGAGTGGAGAGATTCAATGTAAATGGTGATGACCCCCAGAATCGAATGGTTCCTTCTCCCTTGCTTATCCATGGAGCCTTGGCATTTCCAGTTGGCATAAGTGATACCTACGACGCCTTCCTGGCAGCTGCATACTACGGTCGAGGACGCATTGTAGTTGCCTCTCATGAAAGCTTCCTCAAAATATCATCAATGAAATCTTTCCTCCTCAATGCCATCAGTTGGCTTTCTGacggaaaggaaagaaaggtggGCATTGGAAACAACATGCAGAAACTTTACTCCATGCTAAACCAAGCAAAGATTCCCTGTGAGCTAACCAACTTTAAGAAAAGCCTAGGCATATACTGTTGTACAGCCTATGATGCCAAAGAGATGGAAAACATCCATGAATTTGTCTCTGAAGGAGGAGGACTCCTAATTGGGGGTCAGTCTTGGCATTGGGCTTCTGTGAATCCTGACTCCAGTGCTATTGCAGAATATCCAGGAAATAAGATCCTGAATAAGTTTGGAATTGGGATTATTCAGCACAGTTTGAAAGTAGCTGGAAACAGCTGTCCTGCTGGAGAGGCCAGTGAAGTTGCTTCCACTTATCATTTCCGGAAAGCATTCTTGAAGTTCAAGGAACATATTCGAAATGAGCAGATTCTACAACCACCGTATTCCTTGTGGTTCCAGAAGTTGGCGCAAGACTTTGCGATATTCCTTGAGATCCCGGCTACAAACTCCCGTCCTTTCTCCTCAGTTCATGATGATGCTCTAGAGTTGGTTCAGAATAAAGGGATTCCTGAGGTCAGTGTACGTAACCCAATCCAAGCTAATTCAGTGCAAGCCATCTTACTTCAAGTAGCTTCTGTGCTCTATAATGTTCTGCCAGAGTTTCAAGGCTTAGTACCCAGCCTGATGCCAAATGATCCAAATTCTTATCCTACAGCACCTCCTCAAAACATTCAAGTAAACGGAAGCAATACAG GCGAGGAAGCTTGGAGAAGCACTGGCATGTATGCTCCCCCAGCAACAACAGTCACTTTATCATTCCCAGCCTCCACTCTCAAAGCAAAATTGCAG GTGCAGATTGGGTGCCACACCGATAGTTTAGTTAAACTTCAGAAATGGAAGCGTCCTCCAGTGGTGACAAGGCTGTTTCCGGTGCAGAGGGAGAAGATGGAGATCTCCAGTTTGTGGGGAGGCCTCCTGTACATCATTGTACCAAAGAATTCTTCACTGGGCTCCTTCTCCGTCACCATCCAAGGGGCCACCCAGGCGCCTTATTTCAAGCATG GTGAAACCAGCATCCAGGATTGGCAAGATACTATCCGCCACTATCCCGCTCCCTGGGCGGAACTGGAAACGGAAAATATCATCCTCACACTGCCCTCAAATGCTGTACGTGAACACGATGGGATTGATTTCCTGCTCCAGACCTGGGCTCAGATGATGAGGGCCATCACCCACTTAGCAGCCATCCCTTCTATTTTTGCCCGACCAGAGAGGATTGTGGCAGATATTCAGATATCAAAAG GTTTGATGCATTCTGGCTATCCAATCATGAGTAATGTAAGGGCCCTACCTCAGATCATAGATGTACAAGCTTTCCACGCCAAAGGAACCTGGGGCCCAATCCACGAACTGGGTCATAACCAGCAGAAAAGCGGGTGGAATTTCCCACCCCATACCACAGAAGCCACCTGCAACCTCTGGTCGGTTTACGTCAATGAGACCGTACTGAGTATCTCCCGAGAAATAGCCCACTCAGACCTTCAACCGCATGCAAGAAAAGAGAGGATTGAGAAATACATTAGAAATGGAGCTAATCTGAAGGATTTTGAAGTGTTCACTGCACTTGAACCCTACTTGCAG CTGCAGGAAGCCTTCGGTTGGGACCCCTGCATCTGCATTTTAGCGAAATACCAAACCATGAATAACATCCCAAATGAGAAAAAGGCCAAGATGAACCTGTGGGCGGAAACCTTCTCTCGGGAAGTCAACAGAAACCTGGGTCCTTTCTTCAAAACCTGGGGGTGGCCTATTGAGGACAGTGTCTCCGAGAAGCTGGCCTCATCCTACCCCGCCTGGGCCGAGGATCCCATGACAAAGTACCGGCCCTCTTGA